The sequence CGGGGTCCTTGAGGCCAAGCGGTGCAAGCATGTTCAGCGCCGTCCCGATGACGGCATCCTCTTTCGCGGTGGCGTCGACGATCCCGATCGCCTCGGCCTCCGCACCGCCGAACCGCCTGCCGGTGGTCATGGCGGACACCGCGGCCTGCGGGGTCAGTTTGGCCTGGATCAGCGCCGCCATGCCGGGCGTGAAAGGGATGCGGATGTCGACTTCAGGGAAGCAGAAGTAGCCGCGGTCTATCCGCATCACCCGAAAGTCGTGCGCCAACGCCAACATCGCGGCCGCGCCGAAGCTGTGGCCGCCGATGGCCGCGGCGGTGGGCATCGGCAGTGTCAGCATCCGGGCCAGTAGCGCCTGCACGCGCCCGACATACCACCCGGTCTGGTCGCCATGGGCGGCGAGCCAGTCGAGGTCAAGGCCATTGGAGTAGAACTTGCCGGTCGCCACGGTCACCAGCGCGTGTGCGCCGACCGATATCGCATCGTCGAGGTGTGCCTCGAACTGGTCGAGAAACTCTGGCGAGAAGCGGTTTTCGTCGTCGCCGAGGTGCAGCAGGGCGATGGTGTCGGAGAAGC is a genomic window of Mycobacterium sp. ITM-2016-00318 containing:
- a CDS encoding enoyl-CoA hydratase-related protein, with product MTIALSFSDTIALLHLGDDENRFSPEFLDQFEAHLDDAISVGAHALVTVATGKFYSNGLDLDWLAAHGDQTGWYVGRVQALLARMLTLPMPTAAAIGGHSFGAAAMLALAHDFRVMRIDRGYFCFPEVDIRIPFTPGMAALIQAKLTPQAAVSAMTTGRRFGGAEAEAIGIVDATAKEDAVIGTALNMLAPLGLKDPGTIGAIKNTMFGQAVAALKAVS